ttggagtgtgggaggaaaccgaagatctcggagaaaacccacgcagatcacggggagaacgtacaaactccgtacaaacagcacccgtagtcgggatggaacccgggtctccggcgctgcaagtgctgtaaggcagcaactctactgcccatAGTTTTACAGCATTTCACTtcacagaatttcattgttccatttcgggacataaagtcaaagagtcatagagtcatacagtgtggaaacaggcccttcagcccaacttgcccacaccgcccaacttgtcccagctacatcagtcccacctgccagcgcttggtccatatccctctaaaccagtcctatccatgtacctgactaaatgtttcttaaacgttgggatagtcccagcctcaactacctcctctggcagcttgttccatacacccaccacaccaccttttgtgtgaaaaagttacccctcaggttcctattaaatctttcccccttcgccttgaacctatgtcttctggtcctcgattccctcactctgggcaagagactctgtgtgtctacctgatcttttccttctcatgattttatacacctcaattattatacctctcatcctcctgcactccagggaatagagtcccagccctactcaacctctccgtatagatcagaccctcgaatcctggcacatcctcgtacatcttctctgcacctatccaacttgacaacatctttcccagaaCTCTCACCCTAACCATATAACATGGTTACAGCTTTCCCTTTTACagaattgttctgttttggggcatatgacaataaaacacagaggtaaacacaaaatgctgggggcaGGGGGGTGTTGTTGGAGGGTAGCTCACACAGGGGAACTTGGCCTACATTTAAATCTgtgccttgaaggtggagtcgcaggtagatagggcggtcaaaaaggcttttggcactttggccttcatcagtcagagtattgagtatagaagttgggaggtcatgttgcagttgtataagacgttggtgagaccacatttagaatattgtgttcagttctgggcaccatgttacaggaaaggtattgtcaaacttgaaagggttcagaaaagatttaccaggactagagggagtgagctacagggagaggttgagtaggctgggtctctattccatggagcgcaggagaatgaggggtgatgataaagaagtgcataaaatcatgagaggaatagatcgggtagacgcacagagtctcttgcccagaatgggAAATGGTGATCAGAGGACataattcaaggtgaaggggaaaagatttaattggaatctgaggggtaactttttcacacagatggtggtgggtgtatggaacgagctgccagaggaggtagttgaggctgggactatcccatcgtttaagaaacagttagacaggtacatggataggacaggtttggagggaaatggaccaagcgcaggcaggtgggactaatgtagctgggacattgttggccagtgtgggcgtgtcgggccgaagggcctgtttccacactgtatcactctatgacgagcAATAAAAGTGCACGCGTAAGATAGCAGTGCTTTTGACCTGTTGTTTTcatagtggcgcagtgggtagagtggctgtcttatggcgccagagacccgggttccattcagactatgggtgctgtctgtacggagtttgcacattctccccgtgacctgcgtgggtttcctcggttttgtcccacactccaaagacgtacaggcttgtaggttaattggctgtggtaaattgtaaattgtccctggtgcgtgggatagtgtgatcactggtcggcgctgactcggggggctgaaggacctgattccatactgtatctctaaagtctaagttcTAAATGTACAGTCATTTAGAATCATTCTAATTTCTGTCCATAAGTCCAGATTCTGGTCCACAATTCCTCAAGTTTTCATGCAGCATCGTTTAAATGTGAAGAGATTCTGCCTACACCACTCTTTTAATGGCTGGAGTAtccattttcatttattttcaatcCATTTTCTATGAACTTTCCATTTTTCTGAATGAAAAAAAGATTTCAAATCCCTTCTGTTCCGACTATTAATTATCTTAAAGTGATCTGGTGATCAACCTTCCTGCTAGTGGAAAAATCTGATCACCTTGTTTATATCTCTAATAATTTTGTCCACCTcaattaaatagaaacatagaaaataggtgcaggaggaggccatttagccctttgagccagcaccggacattcattgtgatcatggctgatcatccacgttcactaacctgtgcctgccttctccccatatcccttgattccactagcccctggagctctatctaactctcttttaaactcatccagtgaattggcctccactgccctctgtggcggagaattccacaaattcgcaactctctgggtggaaaaagtttcttctacctcagttttaaatggcctcccctttattcttagactgtggcccctggttctgaactcccctaacattgagaacatttttcctgcatctagcttgtccagttctttaagaattttatacatttctattagatcccctctcatccttctaaactccagtgaatacaagctcagtctttcctcatatgacagtcccgccattccgtggattaacctggtgaacctatgctgcactgcctcaataacaaggatgtccttcctcaaattaggagaccaaaattgcgcaacaaaactctagatgtggtctcaccatggcacctacacaactgcagaaggacctctttattcctatactcaaatcctctcgttatgaaggccaacatgccattagctttcttcgctgcctgcagtacctgcacgcttactttcagtgactggtgtacaaggacacccagatctctttgcacttcccctttacctaatctgacaccattgagataatgttCCTATGTTTATTTAGGACCAAACTCGGTGGATATTTAGTTTAGGATGCACGGATAGGATCACGATGTTTAATGTTacttagtgaaaggcctggatgaaaTTGAGATGAAATTATTACTAGCTGCAGCTTTcaagcacattaatgcaacaacacaaatGCACAATAAACAGTAATACAATAAATTctgtaatactaggtaactaGATCTTAACAGTCTAAGCCAAAGTATGTAGTGCAACACTAAAAGTTCATGGTAGTTTGGTGTTAAAGTAGGGTTGTAGTTAAGATTGTTCTAAGATTAAAAGAGGGAAATGCAATGCTAACATTttgtttgagaggactagaatacaaaaacagggatgtaatgctgaggctgtataaggtgctggctggtcaggctgcatatggagtatcgtgagcaattttgggccccgtatctgaggaaggatgtgctggctctggagagggtccagaggaggtttacaagaatgatcccaggaatgagtgggttaacatatgatgagcgtttgtcggcactgggcctgtactcactggagtttagaaggatgagggggaaccacgttgaaacttaccgaatagggaAAAGcttacatggagaggatgtttccactagtgggagagtctaggaccagagggcacagcctcagaattaaaggacgcacctttagaatggcctactgctgcacctattgtctatgtatctatatgagatgaggaggggtttctttagtcagagggtggtgaatctgtgggattcattgccacagaaggctgaggaggccaagtcagtgggtatttttgaggATTGACAATTCCttagttgattagtgcgggtgtcgggggttatggggagaaggcaggagaatggggttaggagaatggggttaggagggagagatagatcagccatgattgaatggcagagtagacttgatgggccgaatggcctaattctgctgttatcccTTCTGAATGTTGATGAAGAGGAAGTGATGCTAAATGTAATGCAGATTGATGCTTTTTTTTCCACTTGTAGGAGTTTTGTCAACACGTTTATTCAGTTCAAGAAGCCGATCATCGTAGCCGTGAACGGCCCTGCTATCGGCCTGGGGGCCTCCATCTTGCCCCTCTGTGACGTGGTGTGGGCCAATGAGAAGGCCTGGTTCCAGACTCCCTACACCACGTTTGGACAGACTCCTGACGGCTGCTCATCACTGACCTATCCCAGAATCATGGGCCTCGCCTCAGTAAGTTCCAAACCTGCTTCAAATCATCAACTGCTCTCTTCAGGGGCGGCaccatagcgcagcggtagagttgctgcctcgcagcgcttacagcgccagagacacgggttccatccctactacgggtgctgtcagtatggagtgacctgcgtgggttttctccgagatcttcggtttcctcccacgctccaaagacctacagtgctagtttacagggatcgctggtcgctgtggactcgataggctgaagggcctgtttccacgctgtatctctaaactaaactaaacaggccctttggtcgtctgagtccgcgccgatcaacaATCGCTCCGTAAacgttccatcctgcacaccggggacaatttacacaagccaattaacctacagaccttctTTGTAATgaaggagaaaaccagagcagccggtcaggatggaacgcaagcctctgacgctgtaaggcagcaactctgcccctcAGCACCGTGCCTCCCGGTCACACAAAGTGTAAATTGAgtttcttggtcggcatgggtaagttgggccgaagggcctgtttccaagctgtgtattTATGTCGAATTTGGCTTCTAAACATTGTTCCTCAATAACACATGTCTACTCAATAACACATttctacggtggcgcagcggtagagttgctgccttacagcgaatgcagcgccagagacccgggttccatcccgactacaggtgctgtctgtacggagtttgtacgttctccccgtgacctgcgtgggttttctcccagatctttggtttcctcccacattccaatgacgtacaggtttgtaggttaattggcttggtaaatgtaaatattgtccctagtgggtgtaggatagtgtcagtgtgcggggatcgctggtcggcacggacccggtgggccgaaagggcctgtttccacgcagtatctctaaactaaactacttatcTTTAATGAGAATTATCTTATAAATTCTCCAACTAATTATCTGTCATAGTTCTCTTGCTTATTAAAATGTTGATGGTTAGCACTGCACCAATTGTATTATCGTGCCTGAAAAAGGTTGCTCAACATCACAACCACTTGCTCAGGTCATAGGACCATGGAACGTgccattgacttcagaaaggggagtTTGAAGACCATGTGtccacaccctctctcgctgctcacCCCTTGCCCTTtcacatctctagtttccctctcctctgactctcaatctgaaggtgTCTCGACACaatacgtcaccaattccttctttccagagttgctgcctgacccgctgagttactccagcactctgtgaaacgtcacctatccatgttctccacagatgctgcctgacccgctgagttactccagcactctgtgaaacgtcacctatccatgttctccacagatgctgcctgacccgctgagttactccagcactctgtgaaacgtcacctatccatgttctccacagatgctgcctgacccgctgagttactccagcactctgtgaaacgtcacctatccatgttctccacagatgctgcctgacccgctgagttactccagcactctgaaatgtcacctatccatgttctctagagatgctgcctgacccgctgagttactccagcactctgtgaaacgtcacctatccatgttctccacagatgctgcctgacccgctgagttactccagcactctgtgaaatgtcacctatccatgttctctagagatgctgcctgacccgctgagttactccagcactctgtgaaacgtcacctatccatgttctccacagatgctgcctgacccgctgagttactccagcattctgtgccttatCTTCTCTGTCAGACTTTATTTTTCACTGTTTATGCTgagattgtgattttttttttacacaggcgaATGAAATGCTATTCAGTGGACGCAAGTTGACTGCACAAGAAGCTTGTGCTAAAGGATTGGTATCGCAGGTTTTCTGGCCTGGAACCTTCAGTCAGGAGGTCATGGTCCGCATTAAGGAACTCGTCGCCTGTAATTCCCTTGTAAGTCGGCAACGTAACCATCCACATTCcacatataaaaggactggacaagctagaggcaggaaacatgttcccaatgttgggggagtccagaaccaggggccacacattctaagaataaagggggggcatttaaaacagaggctactccagatttggcctcaccaatgccctgtacaatttcaacattacatcccaacttctatactcgatgctctgatttataaaggcaagcataccaaacgccttcttcaccaccctatccacatgagattccaccttcagggaacaatgcacagttattcccagatccctctgttccactgcattcctcaattccctaccatttaccctgtacgtcctattttgatttgtcctaccaaaatgcagcacctcacacttatcagcattaaactccatctgccatctttcagcccacccttccaaaaggcccaagtctctctgtagactttgaaaatctacctcactatcaactactccacctatcttagtatcatctgcatatttactaatccaatttgccacaccatcatccagatcattaatgtaaatgacaaacaacagtggacccaacacagatccttggggcactccactagacactggcctccaacctgacatacaattgtcaaccgttaccctctggtatctcccattcagccattgttgaatccatcttgcaacctcactattaatacccaacgatttaaccttcttaatcaaccttccatgtggaaccttgtcaaatgccttactgaagtccatatagacaacatccacagccttgcccttatcaatttccctggtaacctcttcaaaaaattcaagaagattagtcaaacatgaccttccaggcacaaatccatgttgactgtttctaatcaggccttgattatccaaataattatatatattgtccctaagtatcttttccattaattttcccaccacagacgtcaaactaataggtctataattgctaggtttacttttagaaccttttttaaacaaaggcacaacatgcgcaatgcgccaatcttccggcaccatccctgtttctaatgacgtttgaaatatttccgtcatagcccctgctatttctgcactaacttccctcaatgtcctagggaatatcctatcaggacctggagacttatccacttttatattcttcaaaagtgtccgtacctcctcttctttaatcctcctaatttccatcactactctacttgtttcgcttacctcacataattcaatatccttctcctcggtaaataccgaagaaaagaaattgtttaatatctcccccatttcttccggctcagcacatagctgtccactctgactctctaatggaccaattttttccctcactatccttttgctattgacatatctgtagaaccccttggggtttacttttacattacttgccaaagcagcctcatattttttttcgcttttctaatttcctttttaagattccttttacattctttatattcctcaagaacctcatttactccctgccgcttatatttattgtatatctccctctttttccgaaccaagtgtccaatttccctggaaaaccacggctctttcaaattattattctttcctttccaccgaacagggacataaagactctgtactctcaaaatttcacctttaaatatcctccatttctctattatatccttttcataaaacaacaatttccatttcactccttttaaatcctttctcatctcctcaaaattagcctttctccaatccaaaatctcaacccttggtccagatttgaccttctccataatgatattgaaactaatggcattatgatcactagacccaaagtgctcctcaacacatacctccgtcacctgacccatctcatttcctaacaggaggtccaacactgccccttctctggtaggcacctctacgtattgctgcaaaaaactatcctgcacacattttacaaactccaaaccatccagccctttaacagaatgtgattcccagtctatatacggaaaattgaaatcacccacaatcaccactctgtgcttactactaatatctgctatctccttacatatttgctcttccaattctcgttccctatttggcggtctataatacacccctataagtgttgctaaacctttctcatttctgagttccacccaaacagcctccttaatcgagccttctagtctgtcctgccaaagcactgctgtgatatcctccctgacaagcaatgcaacacccccacctcttacccctccgattctatcacatctgaaacaatgaaatcctggaatatttaattgccaatcgcaaccctcctgcaaccatgtttcactgatcgccacaacatcatacttccagatgtcaatccaggctctaagctcatccacctttcttacaatgctcctagcattaaaatatacacatttaagggacccatcatttcttattctcagtttatttcttttcccttctttctctcctacatattgggtctgagtgtttcccttttctgcctcctgcctcacacactgcctattagctatctgtgtttgagtccctccccccaaccgtactagtttaaagtctccgcagttattttagcaaatctccccgccaggatattggttcccctcgggttcagatgcaacccgtcctttttgtacaggtcatacttcccccagaagaggtcccaatgatccagaaacttgaaaccctgctccctgcaccagttcctcagccacgtatttatcctccacctcactccattcctattctcactatcgcgtggcacaggcagtaagcctgagattattactttggaagtccttttttttaactctcttcctagctccctgaattctcctttcaggacctcttcccttatcctacctatattgttggtacctatatgtaccacgacctctggctcctctccctcccctttcaggatatcctggacacgctcagacacatcccggacaccggcaccagggaggcaaaccaccatccgggtctcccgactgcgtccacagaaacgcctatctgaccccctcactatagagtcccctattactactgctttcctcttcctttccctacccttctgagcaacagggccggactccttgccagaggcccgggcaccgtcgttgcccccaggtaggctgtcccccccaacagtacttaaacaggagtacttatttccaagggttacagccaccggggtactccctagtccctgcctctgttccttgccccccctaacagtgacccacttgtctacctcccgtggtctaggagtgaccacctccctgtaactcctatctataacctcctcactctccctgatcagacggaggtcatcaatctgccgctccaggttcctaatacggtcccttaggagccccatctcgtcacacctggcgcagatgtggatgtctggaagactatcagactcccagattccccacatctgacacccagaacaaaaaactgccctggcagtcatactctccaaacaaagccccgcgctcggttactaaacctaccgcccggccgctactccaaccgctccaaccgcccacccaaaagaactgagtgatctcctgggagaggcgaaaaaccggataaaaaacccaggccaatttgggaaaaaatccgggaaattcctctccgaccccaagctaggcgatcgaaactagtccgggagatcacacaggtcttactccttactatccccacacaatctccacacactacttcccaagcaacacagcttggtgctgcttgctgctgctgctactgctgattgctgctgcctagaagaaactttttcacccagagagttgtgaatctgtggaattctctgccacagaaggcagtggaggccaattcactggatggatttaagagagagttagatagagctctaggggctagtggaatcaagggatatggggagaagacaggcacaggttactgattgtggatgatcagccatgatcacaatgaatggcggtgctgtctcaaagggccaaacggcctcctcctgcacctattgtctctgtttCTATAGACAGACCTTCCTTACACTCAGTCAAATGCAGCATTCActttatttgtttttaaatgttatccTTTTTCTGAAAGAGGTTTTTATAACAGGTGTGTTACATTTCTTTAATGTAGCACAGGTCTACCACCAGTTTATCGGCAGCTTTGTTTCCACTAAAGActagatacagaatgctggagtaactcagcgggtcagacagcatctctagagagaaggaatgcatgacgtttcaggtcacaacctctctgaagtctgaagaagggtctcgacccgaatcgtcacccgcactgaagaagggtctcacctctCACCtaaatgcctgacccgctgatccaGCATTCTgactctatctttggtgtaaacctgcatctgctgttccttcctgcatgccttgctggtttatccattttgccagagcAACAGAGGTTCTAAGTTTGTAGattataggagtacaattaggtcCAATTCTGGTcacgtaataataataattcaacaatatcccggcacggtggcgcagcggtagagttgccgccttacagcgcttgcagcaccggagacccgggttccatcccgactacgggtgctgtctgtacggagtttgtaccttctccctgagaccacgcgggttttctccgagatcttcggtttcctccctcactccaaagatgtacaggaatagacaatagacaatagacaataggtaataggacAATGGGTagtatgtagataaattggcttggtaaatgtgaaaattgtccttaggatagtgttaatgtgcggggatcgctggtcggtgcggactcagtgggacgaagggcctgttttagtttagtatctctaaactaaactaaactcaatctccAACCCTCTAATTataccccacccctctctctaaagcaccatggccaCAGTCAGTTATATCAAATATAAAATGTGGGTTGAATTGCCAGTGAAGCTCGCGCTTCTTGCCCGGTTGCTGGATAACGAGTTGCCCTGCGTCGTCCTGACGAGGGTGGGATCGGCGACCGCACCCGAGACCGAGTCGCCCCTTTCCCTGCAGGCCGCGCCCCGCAGAGGGGCAGAAACGTGGGCCGCTGAAACACAAGCTCAGGCCCAGGGGGACTTCCATGGGGGATTTCAAGGTAATTTTAGTCCGGGTTTAAGGAGGTGCTGGACCAGCAGTTGCTAGTAAATCAGCGGTGGACCTGTATAAAGTACCATTTTGTAACGCAGAGGAAAAATGCTTCCAACTAATGTCATACCCAtcgagcacagaagcaggcccttcatgtgatgtaccaaagatagacacagaatgctggagtaactccatggtggcgcagtggtagagttgctgcctcacagcgctagaggcccaggtctcaggttcgatcccgaccacgggtgctgtccgtacggactttgtacgttctccccgtgacctgcgtgggtttatccaggtgctccggtttcctcccacactccaaagatgcacaggtttgtatgcacagttgattggctttggtacaattgtaatttgtccctggtgtgtaggatagcttcAGTATTTGGAGATCACTCATCCGCagagagtcggtgggccgaaggacctgggtCTCTAAAGTCCAGCACTTttcagttttgctcaagattccagcaactgcagttttttgagtctttatgaatttgatttctctgagacctttggtttcctcccacactccaaagacgtacagttttgtaggttaattggcttggtacaaatgtaaattgtccctagtgtgtgtagtgttaatgtgtggggatcgctggttggtgcggactcgatggtccgaagggcctgtttccacactatctctaaactaaactaaaaaggtggaactgtggatgctagtttgcacaaaaagacacagagtgctggagtaactcagcgggtcaggcagcatctctggagaacatggataggcgacgtgcgTGATAGGTGACtttagcactctgtgaaacgtcacctatccatgttctccagagatgctgcctgacccgctgagttactccagcactctgtgaaacatcacctatccatgttctccacagatgctgcctgacccgctgagttactccagcactctgtgaaacgtcacctatccatgttctccagagatgctgcctgacccgctgagttactccagcactctgtgtccttttgtgcaaactaGCATCCATAGTTCCACCTTTCTACTTTATTGTGTTTACCTTGCTAATAAGCTGGCCAGATGCTTATTCCGAGCTATTttgccacatcgaccagcgatcccttacactatcactatcctactacacacactaggaacaacaatttacaattttaccaaagccaattaacatacaaacctatatgtcttcggagtgtgggaggaaaccggagcaccacgcaggtcacggggagaacgtacaaactccgtacagacagcacccatagtcgggatcaaacccaggtctctggcgctgcaagacagcaactctttcactgtgcgccactgtgccacccttaatgtGCCTATGCGATGTGGCTTACTGAGTCATGAGTCCGACAGCTTTAGTGTACTCTCTGCAATAAAATGGTATTACTGCCCTAACAAATATCTGCACACTTTATTCAGGTACTTGAGGAGTCCAAAGCCCTTGTCCGAAATGCCATGAAAGGTGATTTGGAGCAGACCAACGAGAATGAAACTTATGTTCTAAGGAAAATCTGGAGTTCTTCTCAGGGGATGGATTCTATGCTAAGGTACCTACAGAAGAAGATCGATGAGTTCTGAACGTGGATTGTCTTTGGAAAAATTATTTCCTGCTGGGTCGCCTTGTTGGCTTCTGAATGCCCTCGTACGGAAGTAGAGGAGCGGGAGAAACCAATGGAAATATACATCCTTGAGAGGCGTCTGCCCAGAAGCAAAGGCTGGAAGCTGAAGACCTGAACTGGTGCTGTGTGTGCTCCATCAGTCCAAACGACaacgggagaggagagag
This portion of the Rhinoraja longicauda isolate Sanriku21f chromosome 2, sRhiLon1.1, whole genome shotgun sequence genome encodes:
- the cdyl gene encoding chromodomain Y-like protein, which translates into the protein MHKGSPTFLDALGANGTTTIQSSATGGTGNKRKFIDDRRDQPFDKRLRFSVRQTESAYRYRDIVVRKQDGFTHILLSTKSSENNSLNPEVMKEMQSALNTAAADDSKLVLLSAVGSVFCCGLDFIYFIRRLTDDRKRESIKMTESIRSFVNTFIQFKKPIIVAVNGPAIGLGASILPLCDVVWANEKAWFQTPYTTFGQTPDGCSSLTYPRIMGLASANEMLFSGRKLTAQEACAKGLVSQVFWPGTFSQEVMVRIKELVACNSLVLEESKALVRNAMKGDLEQTNENETYVLRKIWSSSQGMDSMLRYLQKKIDEF